From Planococcus halocryophilus, the proteins below share one genomic window:
- a CDS encoding glycosyltransferase family 2 protein, with the protein MVTLNDKVSVIIPTFNRSELLKKAVGSLEKQSHQNLEIIIIDDFSTDDTEAVVAEMTDDRIIYLKHEVNKGGSEARNTGLRKATGNFIGFLDSDDQWLPEKIEMQLEKFNDEPDVGVVYTGVQVVDENNQPTRKIIPEYRGDILSKLLEFNYIDTTSSVLVRKEVLDQIEGFDAKLPSCQDWDLYIRLAQVTKFDFVKESMVLFYHHSGERITTNKTSVLNGHLSIFEKYKELAMQQRKSTFHRFTLTIWKVVFRTGIIGQNKEVVQLSRKILIEGFKNDRVSLNFLFYYLSTFLHMKILTYLYRRSKKKNKESQLFSADAPS; encoded by the coding sequence ATGGTGACCTTAAATGACAAAGTCAGTGTTATTATTCCAACGTTCAATCGTTCGGAACTGCTGAAAAAAGCTGTGGGAAGTTTAGAAAAGCAAAGTCATCAAAACTTGGAAATCATCATTATTGATGATTTTTCAACTGATGATACGGAAGCTGTTGTGGCAGAAATGACAGATGACCGAATTATCTACTTGAAACATGAGGTGAACAAAGGCGGATCGGAAGCAAGGAATACCGGGTTAAGAAAGGCTACTGGGAATTTCATCGGATTTTTAGATTCAGATGATCAGTGGCTGCCAGAAAAAATCGAAATGCAGTTAGAGAAATTTAATGACGAGCCAGATGTCGGAGTAGTTTATACAGGGGTGCAAGTAGTTGATGAAAACAATCAGCCTACTCGTAAAATCATTCCGGAATATCGCGGAGATATTTTGTCCAAGTTGCTTGAGTTTAACTATATCGATACGACTTCTTCTGTACTAGTTAGAAAAGAAGTATTAGATCAAATAGAGGGCTTTGATGCCAAGTTGCCCAGTTGTCAAGATTGGGATTTGTATATCAGACTGGCGCAGGTGACAAAATTCGATTTTGTCAAAGAAAGCATGGTGTTATTTTATCATCATAGCGGGGAACGAATTACGACCAATAAAACTTCCGTGCTCAACGGGCATTTAAGCATTTTCGAGAAGTATAAAGAACTAGCTATGCAACAGCGGAAGTCTACTTTTCATCGTTTTACTTTAACCATTTGGAAAGTTGTTTTCCGGACGGGTATTATCGGTCAAAACAAAGAAGTTGTGCAGTTGTCTAGAAAAATACTGATAGAAGGATTTAAAAATGACCGAGTGTCATTGAATTTTCTATTCTATTACCTTTCCACTTTCTTGCATATGAAAATTTTAACTTACCTATATAGGCGATCAAAAAAAAAAAATAAAGAATCCCAGTTGTTCTCTGCAGATGCACCTTCCTAG
- the gmd gene encoding GDP-mannose 4,6-dehydratase, with product MKKALITGVNGQDGSFLSDFLLEKGYEVHGIIRRSSSFNTGRIEHLYIEELKSSENFYIHYGDMTDTSNIIRLISEIKPDEIYNLAAMSHVKVSFETPEYTADVDGIGTLRILEAVRILGLEKKTRIYQASTSELYGKVQEVPQRETTPFYPRSPYGVAKLYGYWITKNYRESYDMFAVNGILFNHESERRGETFVTRKITMAVARISNGKQDKLLLGNLDARRDWGYAKDYVECMWLILQHDTPEDFVIATGEMHTVREFATLAFKHAGIEIEWQGEGIDEKGFDVNTGEIVVEVNPEYFRLAEVEQLLGDPAKAKKLLGWNPTATSFEELVEIMVTHDCNLVKQEKSAISEY from the coding sequence ATGAAAAAGGCATTGATTACTGGAGTAAACGGTCAAGACGGTTCGTTTCTATCGGATTTCTTATTAGAAAAAGGTTACGAAGTACATGGCATCATTCGGAGAAGTTCAAGTTTCAATACAGGACGCATTGAGCACTTATATATTGAAGAGTTAAAGTCGAGTGAAAATTTTTATATACATTATGGGGATATGACAGATACTTCTAATATCATTCGACTAATCAGTGAAATTAAACCAGATGAAATTTATAACTTAGCAGCTATGTCTCATGTGAAAGTATCGTTTGAGACACCTGAATATACAGCAGATGTTGATGGAATCGGCACTTTGCGTATTTTAGAAGCGGTTCGTATTCTCGGTTTAGAGAAAAAGACGCGCATTTATCAAGCTTCTACTTCGGAACTATACGGGAAAGTACAAGAAGTTCCACAACGAGAAACAACGCCGTTTTATCCGCGTTCGCCATATGGAGTGGCGAAATTATATGGCTATTGGATTACAAAAAACTACCGGGAATCTTATGATATGTTCGCGGTCAACGGCATTCTTTTTAACCACGAATCCGAACGACGTGGAGAAACGTTTGTCACGCGTAAAATCACTATGGCTGTTGCGCGTATCTCTAACGGCAAACAAGACAAATTGTTACTTGGAAACCTTGATGCTAGACGAGACTGGGGTTATGCCAAAGACTACGTAGAATGTATGTGGCTTATTTTGCAACACGATACGCCAGAAGATTTTGTCATCGCAACCGGCGAAATGCACACTGTGCGTGAATTTGCGACACTCGCATTTAAACATGCAGGAATCGAAATAGAGTGGCAAGGAGAAGGAATTGATGAAAAAGGCTTTGATGTTAATACTGGGGAAATTGTAGTTGAAGTAAATCCGGAATATTTCCGTTTAGCTGAGGTTGAACAATTACTGGGCGACCCTGCAAAAGCGAAAAAGCTACTTGGATGGAATCCGACGGCGACTTCTTTTGAAGAACTTGTGGAAATTATGGTGACGCATGACTGTAATTTAGTGAAACAAGAAAAGAGTGCAATCAGCGAATACTAA
- the fcl gene encoding GDP-L-fucose synthase, giving the protein MNLESKIYVAGHRGLVGSAIVRNLQEKGYHNLVFRTSKELDLTNSNQVDSFFQEQRPDYVFLAAAKVGGIAANNDYPAEFIRDNLMIQTNVIDAAHRNRVKKLLFLGSTCIYPRLAEQPMREDSLLTGELEPTNEPYAIAKIAGIKMCQSYNRQYGTNFISIMPTNLFGPNDNFDLTSSHVLPALIRKFHEAKVSQAETVEVWGTGTPKREFLYSDDLADAAIYLMNTYNGNDLVNIGVGKDISIKELAEKVGKTVGYEGEIVFNTSKPDGTPRKLVDVSRLKSLGWEAKIPLDDGLKMAYDWFLEQTEKVRL; this is encoded by the coding sequence ATGAACTTGGAATCGAAAATTTACGTAGCGGGACATCGAGGTCTTGTCGGATCGGCAATTGTACGAAACCTACAAGAAAAGGGCTATCATAATCTTGTGTTTCGGACCAGTAAAGAACTGGATCTGACAAACTCCAATCAAGTCGATTCTTTTTTTCAAGAACAACGACCAGACTACGTATTTTTAGCAGCAGCAAAAGTTGGGGGAATTGCTGCAAATAACGACTACCCAGCAGAATTCATCCGAGACAATTTGATGATTCAAACAAATGTCATTGATGCTGCTCATCGGAATAGAGTAAAAAAACTACTGTTTCTCGGCAGTACATGTATTTATCCGAGACTAGCAGAACAGCCGATGAGAGAAGATTCCTTATTGACCGGAGAACTTGAGCCGACAAATGAGCCATACGCTATTGCTAAAATAGCGGGCATTAAAATGTGCCAATCTTATAATCGTCAATATGGCACGAACTTTATATCAATTATGCCTACAAACCTATTTGGCCCGAATGACAATTTCGACTTAACAAGTTCACATGTTCTACCGGCGCTTATTCGGAAATTTCATGAAGCAAAAGTTTCTCAGGCTGAGACTGTTGAAGTTTGGGGCACGGGAACGCCAAAACGGGAATTTCTTTACTCTGATGATTTGGCAGATGCAGCCATATACTTGATGAATACTTACAACGGAAACGATTTGGTCAATATCGGTGTTGGCAAAGATATTTCGATTAAAGAGCTGGCTGAAAAAGTGGGGAAAACAGTTGGCTATGAGGGTGAAATCGTCTTTAATACATCGAAACCTGATGGTACGCCGCGTAAGTTAGTGGATGTTAGTCGATTAAAGAGTCTTGGGTGGGAAGCGAAAATTCCGCTAGATGATGGATTAAAAATGGCTTATGACTGGTTTTTAGAACAGACAGAGAAAGTACGATTATAA
- a CDS encoding MOP flippase family protein has translation MASLKSKAVTSVKLTSISMLVTSVLQIAQLLILGRVLGPEIFGLIAMVQIVIQFSQLFLEMGITDAIIQKEKISKIELSSLYWFSIFVGFVLFLILFILAPVIALMFNEPSLTGMIQVVGISFIILPFGLQFQTLATKKLEFSQITKNEILATTIGVLLTVYLAAFTALGAWSLVYGHIVMSLFRSVPWVIAGYQDAETRPQLVFSWKAIKGFVSFGLYRLGSTSINYFTTKIDQMVVGVMLGPVALGYYSMAMNLIMQPVQKLNSMINRVAFPVFSKIQLDKRKLRKTYLLITTMLTSFNAPLLAGVIVLAPYAVPLLLGEDWERSILIIQILCLYGLFKALGNPSGSLFIAVGKVRWSFYWQLFQLAIIPVVVFLAGLSGEIFVVAIAVGLLKMLLFYVSYFVRIRQIIGDSLRELNLSIVKPVVHSFIMMALLYLLNSRLTEVGAVGIIITDAITGGLIYGVLMVLNQRELIVEVKGFFRKKTLVKQG, from the coding sequence ATGGCATCTTTAAAAAGCAAAGCAGTAACTAGTGTCAAACTTACTTCCATATCGATGCTCGTGACGAGTGTTCTCCAAATCGCTCAGTTACTGATATTGGGTAGAGTGTTGGGGCCGGAAATTTTTGGTCTAATAGCTATGGTGCAAATTGTTATTCAATTTTCGCAACTATTTTTGGAAATGGGGATAACAGATGCCATTATTCAAAAAGAAAAAATCAGCAAAATTGAGCTATCTAGTTTGTACTGGTTTTCTATTTTTGTCGGATTCGTCTTGTTCCTAATCTTATTCATACTGGCTCCAGTCATTGCGTTGATGTTTAATGAACCGAGCTTAACCGGCATGATACAAGTCGTTGGAATTAGCTTTATCATCTTGCCGTTCGGTTTGCAATTTCAAACACTTGCTACAAAAAAATTGGAATTTTCACAAATTACTAAAAATGAAATTTTGGCGACAACAATTGGCGTCTTGTTAACAGTTTACTTAGCAGCTTTTACAGCTCTGGGTGCCTGGTCACTCGTTTACGGACATATTGTGATGTCGTTATTTAGGAGTGTTCCGTGGGTTATAGCTGGTTATCAGGATGCGGAAACTCGACCACAACTGGTCTTTTCGTGGAAGGCGATTAAAGGTTTTGTCAGCTTTGGTTTGTATCGTCTAGGTTCCACAAGTATCAATTATTTCACCACTAAAATTGATCAAATGGTTGTAGGAGTTATGTTAGGTCCTGTCGCGCTTGGTTATTACAGCATGGCCATGAATCTTATTATGCAGCCAGTCCAAAAGTTGAATTCTATGATTAACCGAGTTGCATTTCCTGTATTTTCAAAAATTCAATTGGATAAACGAAAGTTGAGAAAAACTTATTTGCTAATCACAACTATGTTAACAAGCTTTAATGCACCGTTATTGGCAGGGGTTATTGTTCTTGCGCCATACGCAGTTCCACTTCTGCTAGGAGAAGATTGGGAAAGGAGTATTCTCATTATTCAAATCCTTTGCTTGTACGGATTGTTTAAAGCGTTGGGAAATCCAAGTGGTAGCTTATTTATCGCTGTTGGCAAAGTAAGGTGGAGCTTTTACTGGCAATTGTTTCAGCTAGCGATTATTCCAGTTGTCGTATTTCTAGCAGGACTATCGGGTGAAATTTTTGTGGTGGCGATTGCGGTTGGTTTGCTTAAAATGCTGTTGTTTTATGTCAGTTATTTTGTGCGGATCCGTCAAATTATCGGAGATAGCTTGCGTGAATTAAATTTATCAATAGTTAAGCCGGTAGTTCATTCTTTTATCATGATGGCACTTTTGTATTTGCTGAATTCCCGATTAACAGAAGTTGGAGCAGTTGGAATCATCATTACTGACGCGATTACTGGTGGACTAATTTATGGTGTGTTGATGGTATTAAATCAACGTGAGTTAATAGTTGAGGTAAAAGGATTTTTTCGAAAAAAAACGTTAGTGAAACAAGGGTAA